The Oncorhynchus nerka isolate Pitt River linkage group LG15, Oner_Uvic_2.0, whole genome shotgun sequence genome contains the following window.
tgtctgtcagcatggtaacagaatgagtcctctgttgctgtctgtcagCATGGTAACGGAATGAGTCTtctgctgctgtctgtcagcatggtaacagaatgagtcctcctctgctgtctgtcagcatggtaacagaatgagtcctccgctgctgtctgtcagcatggtaacagaatgagtcctctgttgctgtctgtcagcatggtaacagaatgagtcctctgttgctgtctgtcagcatggtaacagaatgagtcctctgtttctgtctgtcagcatggtaacagaatgagtcctctgttgctgtctgtcagcatggtaacagaatgagtcctctgctgctgtctgtcagcatggtaacagaatgagtcctctgttgctgtctgtcagcatggtaacagaatgagtcctctgttgctgtctgtcagcatggtaacagaatgagtcctccgctgctgtctgtcagcatggtaacagaatgagtcctctgttgctgtctgtcagcatgataacagaatgagtcctctgttgctgtctgtcagcatggtaacagaatgagtgctctgttgctgtctgtcagcatggtaacagaatgagtcctctgttgctgtctgtcagCATGGTAACGGAATGAGTCTtctgctgctgtctgtcagcatggtaacagaatgagtcctctgttgctgtctgtcagcatggtaacagaatgagtcctctgtttctgtctgtcagcatggtaacagaatgagtccTCTGTTGCACAGTGTTTACGATCAAACGCATGTCCAAGCATTAATCGCACAGTGTTACAATCAAACACCTCCCCAATCATTAGTAACACAGTGTTTACGATCAAACACGTCTCCAGGCATTAATCACACAGTGTTACGATCAAACACGTCCCCAGTCAGTCACACAGTGTTACGATCAAACACGTCCCCAGTCAGTCACACAGTGTTACGATCAAACACGTCCCCAGTCAGTCACACAGTGTTACGATCAAACACGTCCCCAGTCAGTCACACAGTGTTACGATCAAACACGTCCCCAGTCAGTCACACAGTGTTTACAATCAAACacgtctatatagggaatagggccctggtctatatagggaatagggccctggtctatatagggaatagggctctggtctaaacacGGGGCAGCAATGACAATCCATGCATCTCAAATGACACACTATTTACTacgggctctggtcaacagtagtgtactgtgtagggaatagggtgccaatctggtcaacagtagtgcactatatagggaatagggtgccatttgggatgcacattaTCCCTATTAACGGAGGATAAACTgctttgtaaacaccagtgggcAGGATCACCGTGGGCTGTCAATCACAGGCAGTGAGCCAATGGGTGTAGTTTCCCAACTGGCTGCAGGGAGAGAAACAGGTCCCACTGTGTTGATGATACAACAGACAGTCTATCGatccaggatgtgtgtgtgtttatccctccCAGTGATCATCTCCCCTGTACATTAGTGATTACCTccaaggcctctctctctctctctgactacatctgaCGATCCACAGAGTTCACAGGCttgttatatggtctgatataaTGTCCGCAGAGTCTCGACTTAAAGGAGAAGTGTCTCCTCTTAAAGGGAGGCTGTCTGTTTTCTCACCCCGACCATCTGGTCTTAAAGGAGAGGTGTCTCCTCTTAAAGCGAGGCTGTCTGTTTTCTCACCCCCACCATCTGGTCTTAAAGGAGAGGTGTCCACTCTGCTGTCCACAGAGACAGTGCTTAAAGGGAAGATGTCCAAAATTTGCCTTAAAGGGAGGTGTCCAATCTGGGTGTCCAGTCTGTCCCCAAAGGCCGGTCTTAAATGCAAGGTGTCTCTTCTGTCCTCAGATGCTAAAGGCCATAAAGGGAGGGTGTCCTTCCTACCCCCACAGTCTCTATTTAAAGGGGAGGTGTCCATTATGTCCCTACAGACGGTCCGTATAGAGAGTGTTTGTGGCCTGTCAGGATGACTGGGTAGTAGGGATTTCTCACACACACTGGGGCTGGACTTGTACCAGTCAGACAGACTGTTATCAGACCCGCCTGGCCCCCCTGCCGCCCTGGAAAAGGTAAACCACTTAGGAATGGCTGCCGTGGATGCGGCCACGGTTGCCACGGCTACTCCTCCCTCAGCAGCAGTGGTCGTGGCGGAGTTGGCGAAAGAGGAACCAAAGAGAGCAGCGATCCGGCGGTGGTAGTGGGTACGGAACACCTTGGCCCCACGGTGGAGATCACCTGTGAAGGGAGAGGATaacatagaagaagaagaagaagacaaacaggaagaggataacatagaagaagaagaaggggacaaacaggaagaggataacatagaagaagaagaagatgacaAACAGGAAGAGGATAACATAGAAGAAGAAGGGGACAAACAGGAAGAGGATAACATAGAAGAAAAAGAAGAGGACAAAAAGGAAGAGGATAacatagaagaagaagaggacaaacaggaagaggataacatagaagaagaagaagaggacaaacaggaagaggataacatagaagaagaagaagaggacaaacAGGAAGAGGATAACATAGAAGAAGAGTACAAACAGGAAGAGGATaacatagaagaagaagaagaggacaaacaggaagaggataacatagaagaagaagaaggggacaaacaggaagaggataacatagaagaagaagaagaggacaaacaggaagaggataacatagaagaagaagaagaggacaaacaggaagaggataacatagaagaagaagaaggggacaaacaggaagaggataacatagaagaagaagaataagaagaaggggacaaacaggaagaggataacatagaagaagaagaagaagaaggggacaaacaggaagaggataacatagaagaagaagaagaggacaaacaggaagaggataacagaagaagaaggggagaaacaggaagaggataacatagaagaagaagaaggggacaAACAGGAAGAGGATAACATAGAAGAAGAAGgggtcaggacaggacaggacaaacaggaagaggataacatagaagaagaagaaggggtcaggacaggataggacaaacaggaagaggataacatagaagaagaagaagaagaaggggacaaacaggaagaggataacatagaagaagaagaagaagaagaagaaggggacaaacaggaagaggataacatagaagaagaagaaggggacaaacaggaagaggataacatagaagaagaagaaggggacaaacaggaagaggataacatagaagaagaagaagaggacaaacaggaagaggataacatagaagaagaagaaggggacaaacaggaagaggataacatagaagaagaagaagaggacaaacaggaagaggataacatagaagaagaagaagaggacaaacaggaagaggataacatagaagaagaagaaggggtcaggacaggaagaggataacatagaagaagaagaaggggacaaacaggaagaggataacatagaagaagaagaaggggacaaacaggaagaggataacatagaagaagaagaagaagaaggggacaAACAAGAAGAGGATAACATAGAAGAATAAGAAGAAGGGGACAAACAGGAAGAGGATaacatagaagaagaagaaggggtcaggacaggacaggacaaacaGGATGTTATTTTGGGAACAGATGCCTTAAAAAGAACATTCCAACATCTAAATACCAACTGAGACTACATCTATTGAATGCTGGCTGTTTTTTTTTCATTAATTCATTCATACATATCAATGAGTTATGAACAGAATATGACGTGATAAGAAGCAGGAAGTCCTGATGAATGAAGACACAGCAGTCCTACCTATGAAACAGTAGCAGATAGGATTGAGGCTGGAGTTGGTGAGGCCCAGCCACTGGGCAAAGGGTTGGCTCTGCATGAGCCAAGATGGCGGATGCTGCACTCGGTCGATCCAGAACTCAGCCAGATACAGGGGCAGCCAGGAAACTGCAAACAGCAGCACCAAGGACACCACCATTTTGGCGATCTTCTTCCTCGTCTTGAGGCGCTCAGTGTGCAGCGCTCGGCTTCGGGAGTCGAGTTCCGTAAACGTCCGCTTCCCGTCCCCCCAGAGCCGGCGGCCAGTCAGGAAGCTGATGGTGAGGTTAAAGGTCACGGGGATGCAGTAGAGCGCCACGAAGAGCAGGACGGTGTAGCCCTGTTTCAGACGCGGCCCCGGCCACACCTCCTGGCACACAGGGATCACAAACGACGCCCCCAGGCTGATCTCATCTCGCCGGTTCATGAACACCAATGGGGCGCAGATGGCCGATGACACCACCCACACCACGGCGACCGTCCCGAGGATCCGGCGGCGGGTGAAGAGGGAGCGGGCGCGGAGCGGGCAGCGTACACTGAAGTAACGGTTGACGCTGATGACCGTTAGCGTTAGCACGCTAGCCGACACGGAGACGGCCTGGGTGAAGGGGACCGCTCGGCACAGGAAGTCCCCGTAGACCCAGGCCGAGTAGATCTGGTGACCCAGCGTTATGggcatgcagacacacaccacgGCCAGGTCGCACACCGCCAGGTTAACCAGGAGGTACCGCGTGGCGCTGACCGCGGCTAGCCTCTCGCTACGTCGGTTGGTCAGCACCTTCATTGACATGATGTTCCCTACGAACCCCACCAGGAAGGACAGGCAGTACATGAGTATCAGAGCCACCGTGGTCGGCTCATGGACCGTCCATAACAAACTGGTCAGCTCTGAATCatcaggagggaggagggaagaggggaagagggacgaggaggaggagaagaggggaggatcaggagggtagagggaggaagacgggaggagagagtcagggggaaggagggatgaggaggaggatgaggggaggaggagggagtcgTAGAAGCTGTGACTGTTGTTGAGTCTGGCCTGTGTGGCGTTCTCTACATGCAGCAGAGGAGTGAAGCTGAGTTGGGCTGATAACTGGTCCAGGGTCAGCTTCATGGTGCCGTCTTGTCCACTCAAGGCTTGCTCTGTCTGTCAACACTGACCTCAGTACAGCCCTTATATAATGCTACTCATTACACTGCAGCAGCAGTGGAGGACTGTATCATCAGAATTTATGTGCAAGGTTAGGGGTAAGTCCGAGCTACCTGAGCTACTTGTCCTTAACGTGGGATAAGGATAAGGGATAAAAGCTCAAAGTTACATAGGCTAAGGTTAGTGGTAAGATTAGGAACTGGCTCTATCTTCAGAAACAAACAGCAACACCCTTGTCCTTATCTCACTAGCACGTCTTATCTCACTAGCACGTCTTATCTCACTAGCACATCTTATCTCACTAGCACATCTTATCTTACTAGCACCTCTTATCTCACTAGCACATCTTATCTCACTAGCACATCTTATCTCACTAGCAAGTCTTATCTTACTAGCACCTCTTATCTCACTAGCACAAGTACATCTTATCTACTAGTACTAGCACGTCTTATCTCACTAGCACGTCTTATCTACTAGCACTAGCACGTCTTATCTCACTAGCACATCTTATCTCACTAGCACGTCTTATCTCACTAGCATGTCTTATCTCACTAGGACGTCTTATCTCACTAGCACGTCTTATCTTACTAGCACGTCTTATCTACTAGCACTAGCACGTCTTATCTCACTAGGACGTCTTATCTCACTAGCATGTCTTATCTTACTAGCACCTCTTATCTCACTAGCACATCTTATCTCACTAGGACGTCTTATCTCACTAGCAAGTCTTATCTTACTAGCACCTCTTATCTCACTAGCACAAGTACATCTTATCTACTAGTACTAGCACGTCTTATCTCACTAGCACGTCTTATCTACTAGCACTAGCACGTCTTATCTCACTAGCACATCTTATCTCACTAGCACGTCTTATCTCACTAGCATGTCTTATCTCACTAGGACGTCTTATCTCACTAGCACGTCTTATCTTACTAGCACGTCTTATCTACTAGCACTAGCACGTCTTATCTCACTAGGACGTCTTATCTCACTAGCATGTCTTATCTACTAGCACTAGCATGTCTTATCTACTAGCACGTCTTATCTCACTAGCATGTCTTATCTTACTAGCACGTCTTATCTACTAGCACTAGCACGTCTTATCTCACTAGGACGTCTTATCTCACTAGCATGTCTTATCTACTAGCACTAGCACGCCTTATCTACTAGCACGCCTTATCTACTAGCACTAGCACGTCTTATCTCACTAGCATGTCTTATCTTACTAGCACTGACTGCAGAAATCTGCTTTATTGAGGAACCATTAGATTTATTAGAACAGTGAGaggtggttgtctcacctagctaccttaaaATGAATACTCTCGCTGTCAATAACtggggataagagcgtctgctaaatgactgacgtGGTCATGGACATTTATGAGCAAGTACCAAGGTATTTGTTCTTGATTTTCAGTAGAGGACACTCCCTGtgatgactgtgatatgtggttgtttgACCTACCTTACGCTAGGGTTATGGGGTTAGATTAGGTAAGATTAGGAAGGATTAAGGCTAGGGTTATGGGGTTAGATTAGGTAAGATTAGGAaagaattaaggttagggttatggggttagATTAGGTAAGATTAGGAAagcattaaggttagggttatggggttagATTAGGTAAGATTAGGAAagcatt
Protein-coding sequences here:
- the zmp:0000001069 gene encoding prolactin-releasing peptide receptor, giving the protein MKLTLDQLSAQLSFTPLLHVENATQARLNNSHSFYDSLLLPSSSSSSLLPPDSLLPSSSLYPPDPPLFSSSSSLFPSSLLPPDDSELTSLLWTVHEPTTVALILMYCLSFLVGFVGNIMSMKVLTNRRSERLAAVSATRYLLVNLAVCDLAVVCVCMPITLGHQIYSAWVYGDFLCRAVPFTQAVSVSASVLTLTVISVNRYFSVRCPLRARSLFTRRRILGTVAVVWVVSSAICAPLVFMNRRDEISLGASFVIPVCQEVWPGPRLKQGYTVLLFVALYCIPVTFNLTISFLTGRRLWGDGKRTFTELDSRSRALHTERLKTRKKIAKMVVSLVLLFAVSWLPLYLAEFWIDRVQHPPSWLMQSQPFAQWLGLTNSSLNPICYCFIGDLHRGAKVFRTHYHRRIAALFGSSFANSATTTAAEGGVAVATVAASTAAIPKWFTFSRAAGGPGGSDNSLSDWYKSSPSVCEKSLLPSHPDRPQTLSIRTVCRDIMDTSPLNRDCGGRKDTLPLWPLASEDRRDTLHLRPAFGDRLDTQIGHLPLRQILDIFPLSTVSVDSRVDTSPLRPDGGGEKTDSLALRGDTSPLRPDGRGEKTDSLPLRGDTSPLSRDSADIISDHITSL